The bacterium sequence ATTGCATTGTGGAACGAAAACATCCGGCAATGCCGAGATTCGTGGTCCTGCCTGCGAATTTGCTGGTCCAATGGAAACTCAGCCGGACAACAGTAGTAGAAGGTTCAATGAATGGCATTGACACAGGGAGACGAAGCTTGAAACGTTGGGATGCCGATCGTTGGTTCATCGACCTCCCGCAGGAGCTTTGCCGTAGAGCAGGCATCGATACAGGATCC is a genomic window containing:
- a CDS encoding YdeI/OmpD-associated family protein, with amino-acid sequence MEDDLDEASDVEFDCIVERKHPAMPRFVVLPANLLVQWKLSRTTVVEGSMNGIDTGRRSLKRWDADRWFIDLPQELCRRAGIDTGSRVGLVLRVASERLPEELTQLLSQDDEAKAKWDCLSLSRQRMLREYVASAKEVETR